A window of Agrobacterium vitis genomic DNA:
GAGATGCAGAATTTGGTCAGACCGAAAGGTGCGGCCGCTTTTTGAAACTCGCAATCGATGACGTCATCCATCTTCGTGGCGTCGACATCCTGTCGCTCGGAAAAGCTGATTCGTGCTCCTGGAGGGGTCAATTCAGGAAAGCTCTGTGTCTGGCCGATTTTCACATCCGGCTTCATCAGAAAATTTTGCAGCACCATATGACAAGCCTGCTCGAGCTGCGGCGATTGGGCCATGGCCGGCATGGCTGTGGCCAATAGAATTGGGAGAACATATTTCATCGAGAACCGCTCGCGTTTGTGAAGTCCGCAATAAAGCCTCCACAGAGGATTTTGTTCCCGAAAAGCTGAGTTTTACGCACGCTTTTCACCTAGAGGTAAGACGCCATCCCTTATGCATCGGCATATTCCCTAAAATGCGAGACCCTAAACTCGCAGACCAAGGAACTTTTCTTGCTGGCAAACAGTTTACGGGTGAAATCAAAGACGGAAACAGGTGAGGAAATGAAAAAAATTGCCGCAATTCTGCTGTCAGCCGCGACACTGCTGACAGGTATGGCGCCGGTTGGCGCATCCGCCGCACCAACAGCGCTTTCGCAACCCGCACAGACGCAGAGTGTTCCCGGTGCCACAGCACAGGGCGGCGTCCAGGTCGCGGAAAATAGTTGGGCTGACGATCGTCGCCAGCGTCGCTATGTTCCTGGTCCACGTCGCCATAGCGATCGCAATTGGGATGGTCGCCGTAACTATAACCGCTATGATCGTGACAGATATCACCGTCGCCATAACCGTAGCAATGCGGGCGCAATTATCGGTGGATTGGCCGCAGGTGCCATCATTGGCGGCGCTCTCAGCGCACGGCCACAGGGTGGAAACTCGCACACTCAATGGTGCTATAATCGCTACCGGTCCTACCGGGCCTCGGACAATACGTTCCAGCCCAATAACGGCCCACGCCGCCAATGCGTGTCACCGTAAACATCTCCTAATAACTGGAAAATGGCGCGAGACTCGGTTTCGCGCCATTTTTGCATGAAAATTCCTATCGCATCGCGATGGCTTTGCTGATTTTTCAGAAAATCGCGCTAATACTTCCCAAGGCATAGCATAGCCGGATGGCTAAACGCCGGGGGGAAGAGATGACACAGCATATCGCAAGGTGCCGGCATACCGGCCTGATCATCGCCATCCTCCTCCTCACAAGCCTCTCCATTGGATTAATGTCAGGGGTTGCCGCGCAAGACAGCGCTAAGGGTCCGGCCAAATCTGCAGCGGAACAGAACAATCTAGTGCACCAGCAAGCCCTACCCGCAATCACCCCTGTATCGTCCCCATCACCCGAAGTAACCACTGCCCAAACTGCGCAGACGGGTTCCGCCACCATGGAAGCAGACATGATGACGGCTGCCTACGGGGAAGTGGCAACTGCCCTTCGGCGCGGCGGGACCGTCGCATTGACCGGCCTGCAAAGCTTGCCCGCGGCGTTTAGCAACAGCATGCAATCTTTGCATGAAGAGCAAACGGGTATGAAGGAACTCAGCCTGACGGCCGCTGGCGCCATCGTTGCCGGGCTCGCGACATCAGCCGTGTTCCTGATGGCGTTCGCAAGGCTCATGCCCCGTCTTAGGCCGGACCGAGGGCTACTTGCCAAGGTCTCATTGGCAGGCCTGCGGCTCGCGGGAGATCTACTTGCGGTGGTCATCTTCGTGGTTTTGGCGCGCAATGGCGCCCATATGGGCATGGTCTCCGGCTCATTTGGCAAGGAGGTCACCTCTAGCTTCATTCATATTGCCATGACGACCGCGATTTTTGCCAGTTTCGGACGCCTGCTCTTTGCCAGGATCAATGGTTTGGAACCGTTATTCGATATTGCCGACCCGTCCTGGCATTTAAAAATGATGGTGGGCTTCGGCTTTCTGTCCGGCTTTACCCATAGCAGCCTCAATCTGGCCGATGCCCGCGGGCTTGCCCCGATGGCGGTTGATGGCTGGCTGTTCCTCAGCTCCACCATCATCACCGCCTATCTGCTGGTTTGGTTTATCGTCGGACGGAGCGACATCGCCAATTCTCATTCCGGCCATGCCAACGGATGGCAGCGTATTACCGGCAATCTCATCGCCAATTTCTACATCGTCTCCACAATTATTATATGGCTGCTCGGTCTTCTGGTCGCCGGAACGGCTCAAAACGTCCTCTGGGTGCGCGTGTCGGGCATCAGCCAGATAGTGTTCATACTGATTCCCATCCTGCATCGCGGTGTCTCTGGCTTGTTTCAATATCTGGCAATACGACGGGAAGCCGTCTATGGTCCGGGCTTCCATTCGGTCCTGCTCTGGGCCTTGCGCATCCCATTTACCGGTGCGATCTGGCTGATCGGAATTCACATCACCGTCATCTTGTGGCAACCGCTTCTGGCCAATGCCGGGGTGGATGCCTCCTACTGGCTGAACCATTTACAGCAATTTGGCATTACCATTGTCTGTAGCGCCTTTGTCTGCGGCTTCCTCTGGAAGTTTTTCGAGACCATATCCCCGGTCAATACCGTCAAACTGCCGGGTCACGAGGATGATGGGGAACAGAAAACCACCAGCCGGTTGTCGACGGTTCTGCCTGTCGTGCGCAATCTGGTTATGGGTGCGGTGCTCGCCGTCGCACTTCTGGTCATCCTGTCCTCGCTCGGCGTCAATGTCGCGCCGCTTCTCGCAGGCTTCGGCGTGCTTGGCCTTGCCGTCTCTTTCGGATCGCAAGCGCTCGTCAAGGATGTCGTTTCTGGCATATTCTTCCTGGCGGAAGACGCCTTCCGGATCGATGAATATATCGATGTTGGCAAGCTACAGGGCACTGTCGAGCAGATTTCCCTGCGCTCCGTTCGTTTGCGCCACCACAATGGTCCTGTGCATACTGTGCCTTTTGGCCAGATCGCCGCCGTTACCAACTACAGTCGCGATTGGGGCACGATTAAATTCGAATTGCGTTTTGACCGCGACGCCGATCTGGAAATGATCCGCAAGACAGCCAAGAAAGTCGGTCTGTCACTGTTGGAAGAGCCTGAATTTGCAGGCGATTTTCTCATTCCTCTCAAAATGCAGGGCATTCAGGAGGTTAATGAGAATTCCATGGTTATCCGCTTCAAGTTCACTTGCCGGCCCGGCAATCCCAGCCTGATCAAGCGCGAAGGTATCAAGCGTCTGCTCGCCGCCTTCAAGGCCGCAGGGCTCAATCTCGCTTCCAATGCTGTCGTCGTACGCTCTGATGGAACGGCGATCAATGATGCCGCTGCGGCCTCAACCCTATCCGCAAAGGCCGCCAACGCGCCTTGATAGGCGTCTGGATTGGCCCTCCCCAATCAACGTTTCCGTTCTCCACATTACAATTCATTGTGATCCGGAACGCAGAACCGGTTGCACCCATAGTGCGATAACCTGCGATGAAACGGCCTCTCGCCCTTCATTCCCATGCCCATAGGCGTATCCAACAGTCGTTTTAGGCGCTGGATACAGCTAAGCCGTTCAGTGGCCACACACTTCCCAACCGAGAGTAACTTGACTTTAATACTCAGCTTACCTAACCAAGGTCCAGATTTGTAACTTCCTTCTGCCCTTCGACAAGGAGACTGACTTGAAAATCTCTCGTATTTCCGACCTCCGCGCTATGGCTGTTCTTTCCGCCCTCTTCGCGACGACTGCAATTGTGCCGGCTTTCGCCGCCGACGGCGACGGCATTGTGGTCTACAATGCACAGCATGAAAGCCTGGGCCGGGAATGGGTCGAAGCCTTTACCAAGCAGACGGGCATCAAGGTAACGATGCGCCAGGGCAGCGACATGCAATTTGCCAATCAGCTCTTGCAGGAAGGCGAAGCCTCACCAGCCGATGTGTTTTTGACGGAAAATTCGCCAGCCATGACGTTGGTCGATCAGGCTGGCCTGTTTGCTTCTGTTGATGCCGATACCCTGGCGCAAGTACCGGAAGAGTTTCGTCCAGCCAATGGCCAATGGATCGGCATTGCTGCCCGCTCCACAGTGTTTGCCTATGACAAAAACAAGCTCAGCGAGGACAAGCTGCCAAAATCCCTGCTCGATCTTGCCGATCCGGCGTGGAAAGGCCGTTGGGCAGCCTCTCCATCAGGTGCGGATTTCCAGGCGATCGTCAGCGCCCTCCTGGAGCTGAAGGGTGAGGAAGCGACCGCCAAGTGGCTGAAGGCCTTGAAGGAAAATGCGACCTTCTACAAGGGCAACAGCGTTGCCATGAAGGCCGTGAATGCCGGTGAAGTCGAAGGCGCGGTGATCTATCATTATTACTGGTTCGGCGATCAAGCCAAGACCGCAGAAAACAGCGGCAACGTGGCACTGCATTATTTCAAGCATCAGGACCCGGGCGCCTTTCTCAGCATTTCCGGCGGCGGCATCATCAAGTCCACCCAACATATGAAGGATGCCCAGGCATTCTTGAAATTCGTCACCGGCAAAGAAGGCCAGGCGATCCTGAAAACCGGCACGTCTTATGAATATGCCGTCGGCAAGGGTGCTGAATCGAATGACAAGCTTGTCCCGATCAAGGATTTGGATGCACCGAAGGTGGAGCCGACCAAGCTGAACAGCAAGAAGGTCACGGAAATGATGACGGCTGCCGGAATTCTGTAATACGGGAATTCTCTAAAGCAGTCTGCATGCGTTACGGCAACCGGCCCGGTCGGTTGCCAGACGTCGCCTTCACTTCGAAACTATTGTCTTTCCCTCAAGAAAGGCTTAGGGCAATCGCCAATCGGCGATTGCCTTTTTTAGAGTCAATTTGGCTTTTCCGGAAACGCCCGCATCGATATTGCCATAACAAGAAGATCGAATACCGTTGTTGCAGGACAATAGGCGAACAGCGCCCAAAGCGCAGACAGGGATGACGGCAGGGC
This region includes:
- a CDS encoding BA14K family protein; protein product: MKKIAAILLSAATLLTGMAPVGASAAPTALSQPAQTQSVPGATAQGGVQVAENSWADDRRQRRYVPGPRRHSDRNWDGRRNYNRYDRDRYHRRHNRSNAGAIIGGLAAGAIIGGALSARPQGGNSHTQWCYNRYRSYRASDNTFQPNNGPRRQCVSP
- a CDS encoding mechanosensitive ion channel family protein yields the protein MMTAAYGEVATALRRGGTVALTGLQSLPAAFSNSMQSLHEEQTGMKELSLTAAGAIVAGLATSAVFLMAFARLMPRLRPDRGLLAKVSLAGLRLAGDLLAVVIFVVLARNGAHMGMVSGSFGKEVTSSFIHIAMTTAIFASFGRLLFARINGLEPLFDIADPSWHLKMMVGFGFLSGFTHSSLNLADARGLAPMAVDGWLFLSSTIITAYLLVWFIVGRSDIANSHSGHANGWQRITGNLIANFYIVSTIIIWLLGLLVAGTAQNVLWVRVSGISQIVFILIPILHRGVSGLFQYLAIRREAVYGPGFHSVLLWALRIPFTGAIWLIGIHITVILWQPLLANAGVDASYWLNHLQQFGITIVCSAFVCGFLWKFFETISPVNTVKLPGHEDDGEQKTTSRLSTVLPVVRNLVMGAVLAVALLVILSSLGVNVAPLLAGFGVLGLAVSFGSQALVKDVVSGIFFLAEDAFRIDEYIDVGKLQGTVEQISLRSVRLRHHNGPVHTVPFGQIAAVTNYSRDWGTIKFELRFDRDADLEMIRKTAKKVGLSLLEEPEFAGDFLIPLKMQGIQEVNENSMVIRFKFTCRPGNPSLIKREGIKRLLAAFKAAGLNLASNAVVVRSDGTAINDAAAASTLSAKAANAP
- a CDS encoding iron ABC transporter substrate-binding protein; the protein is MAVLSALFATTAIVPAFAADGDGIVVYNAQHESLGREWVEAFTKQTGIKVTMRQGSDMQFANQLLQEGEASPADVFLTENSPAMTLVDQAGLFASVDADTLAQVPEEFRPANGQWIGIAARSTVFAYDKNKLSEDKLPKSLLDLADPAWKGRWAASPSGADFQAIVSALLELKGEEATAKWLKALKENATFYKGNSVAMKAVNAGEVEGAVIYHYYWFGDQAKTAENSGNVALHYFKHQDPGAFLSISGGGIIKSTQHMKDAQAFLKFVTGKEGQAILKTGTSYEYAVGKGAESNDKLVPIKDLDAPKVEPTKLNSKKVTEMMTAAGIL